A section of the Triticum dicoccoides isolate Atlit2015 ecotype Zavitan chromosome 7A, WEW_v2.0, whole genome shotgun sequence genome encodes:
- the LOC119334293 gene encoding uncharacterized protein LOC119334293 — MVDYRRMGIMEQHYSRNATSTTSFLHQLRGLWKSPRGTVLRVEALALAAIAFSFLLVALGACRRWSKRWIIQKGFLAANVLSISLGTYSIGLMQSSSVKSEMYPVWAVSLLTLFGCVDPVTSYNGLDYKGPLSKMIFQLCLYCGYVLLMSISTISSDVGNIAIGVLSAVNFFKGFHRSLALVLPRRMRKMIRHLKPYAETNAISDLDDYDYAIVSDLVVDFPLDMDDPKQSFYSILVRDGVLRNNISSSCEDMVKLRINVGDCHDVCTAFALSHLLQRHFIGLSDASERKNDISYQIASDFNRAFKVIEVELAFLYDIFFTGNAFLHYYQAKTASFWAFASFIGICFVGVAAAIPGTMTSRHSASLGPGAGTITTADLTVTLVILVSLALLQLLQLIRCWTSNWARVAFACGHARNMQKGTRQPLWWMRLKGFLVTRINWFDKYLWQDELGQHSVIEASSRKEGKLLFSRSGRLYVKCARFLRMVGLQYVGEVVWELVGSDSSTGPAVRLHPDVKGSIAELLGRVHNDTIGESWSSLFVANGVDEWHLPHWHFDNPAGAEQLSYCCLYTRSVMMWHVATCYCELAEQAKQKEHTGAEEKSRRVALALSKYCAHLLVSAPELLPGTLQKRKETYDGVESEARKVLQGAKDKLEAMQSEPHIDLDSPSSIFWDGVRLAKQLFCGDIGDPWKLLEVFWVQALLYAAPYGDVEVHMQHLSQGGELITHLWALLYHAHIYGWKTVERWGGKPMKLETEEVEENPKDGGQFKGDLNTCSKADDNPRGSIPLQSATGIEENSMDMDSEVEIEDDISSCSKDDNPNRISVPVQADIRWM; from the exons ATG GTGGATTACCGCCGCATGGGAATTATGGAGCAGCACTACTCGCGGAATGCAACATCAACAACATCCTTCCTGCATCAGCTGAGAGGTCTGTGGAAGAGCCCAAGGGGGACGGTACTTCGTGTAGAGGCTTTGGCACTGGCGGCTATTGCCTTCTCTTTCTTGCTTGTTGCATTGGGAGCCTGCCGCCGTTGGTCTAAGCGCTGGATCATCCAAAAAGGCTTCTTGGCTGCAAATGTGTTATCTATATCCCTTGGGACATACAGTATTGGTCTAATGCAATCCTCTTCGGTGAAGAGCGAGATGTATCCCGTATGGGCCGTGTCCTTGCTCACCCTCTTCGGCTGCGTCGACCCAGTTACTTCCTACAACGGTCTTGACTACAAGGGCCCACTCTCAAAGATGATATTTCAGCTCTGCCTATATTGTGGATATGTCCTGCTGATGAGTATCTCAACCATCTCCAGTGATGTTGGTAACATAGCCATCGGTGTGCTGTCTGCTGTCAACTTTTTCAAGGGCTTTCATAGGTCGTTGGCGCTTGTGCTGCCAAGAAGAATGCGAAAAATGATAAGGCACCTTAAACCTTATGCCGAAACAAATGCTATATCAGATCTTGATGATTATGACTATGCAATAGTATCAGACTTGGTAGTTGATTTCCCCCTAGACATGGATGACCCAAAGCAGAGCTTTTATTCAATATTAGTGCGTGATGGAGTTTTGAGGAATAATATCAGTTCGAGCTGCGAAGACATGGTTAAGCTACGGATAAATGTCGGTGACTGTCATGATGTGTGCACTGCCTTCGCTCTGTCTCATTTGTTGCAACGGCATTTCATTGGATTGAGTGACGCTTCGGAAAGGAAGAACGATATTTCATATCAGATTGCTTCAGACTTCAATCGAGCCTTTAAGGTGATTGAGGTTGAGCTGGCTTTTCTATACGATATCTTCTTCACAGGTAATGCATTCCTTCACTACTATCAAGCAAAGACTGCTAGTTTCTGGGCATTCGCTTCATTCATCGGAATATGTTTTGTTGGGGTGGCGGCTGCCATCCCTGGGACGATGACTAGCCGCCATAGTGCTTCTCTTGGTCCTGGTGCTGGCACCATCACGACAGCAGATCTCACCGTTACTCTTGTCATATTGGTGTCCCTGGCTCTGCTGCAATTGTTGCAACTAATCCGGTGCTGGACATCAAATTGGGCGAGAGTTGCATTTGCCTGTGGGCACGCCAGGAACATGCAGAAAGGAACCAGACAGCCGCTATGGTGGATGAGATTGAAAGGGTTTCTAGTCACCAGGATTAATTGGTTTGACAAATACCTGTGGCAAGATGAGCTCGGCCAGCATTCAGTAATTGAAGCGAGCAGCAGGAAAGAAGGCAAGCTGTTATTCAGCCGGAGTGGCCGTCTTTATGTGAAGTGTGCTCGCTTTCTTCGGATGGTTGGATTGCAGTACGTTGGAGAGGTGGTCTGGGAACTGGTGGGCAGCGACAGTAGCACAGGGCCTGCTGTTAGGTTGCACCCCGATGTGAAGGGCTCCATTGCCGAGCTCCTTGGTCGGGTTCATAATGATACAATAGGGGAGAGTTGGTCGTCCTTGTTTGTTGCTAATGGAGTAGATGAATGGCACCTTCCCCATTGGCATTTCGACAATCCTGCAGGTGCAGAACAGCTCTCATATTGCTGTTTGTACACACGTTCTGTTATGATGTGGCATGTTGCGACATGCTACTGCGAACTAGCAGAGCAGGCGAAGCAGAAGGAGCACACAGGAGCAGAAGAAAAGAGTCGGCGCGTGGCCCTGGCTCTGTCCAAGTATTGCGCCCACTTGCTGGTGTCAGCGCCAGAGTTGCTACCTGGCAcgcttcagaaaaggaaagaaacgtATGATGGTGTTGAGTCGGAAGCAAGGAAAGTTCTTCAAGGGGCCAAAGACAAGCTTGAGGCAATGCAAAGCGAACCCCATATCGATCTCGACAGCCCTAGCAGCATCTTCTGGGACGGTGTGCGTCTTGCAAAGCAACTTTTTTGTGGGGACATTGGGGATCCCTGGAAGCTGCTGGAAGTTTTCTGGGTCCAGGCGTTGCTCTACGCCGCGCCGTATGGCGACGTGGAGGTGCATATGCAGCATCTCTCGCAGGGTGGCGAGCTCATCACCCATCTCTGGGCATTGTTGTACCACGCCCACATCTACGGCTGGAAAACTGTAGAGAGATGGGGAGGGAAgccgatgaagttggagaccgaggaGGTAGAAGAGAATCCCAAGGATGGTGGACAGTTCAAGGGTGACCTTAACACctgttcaaaagcagatgataaTCCGAGGGGTTCAATTCCTCTTCAAAGTGCCACCGGCATAGAAGAGAACTCCATGGACATGGATTCCGAGGTTGAGATCGAGGATGACATCAGTTCCTGTTCAAAAGATGATAATCCGAATAGGATTTCAGTTCCTGTGCAAGCTGACATCCGATGGATGTAG